In Fibrobacter sp. UWR3, the DNA window CGTGACTATCATGAGAGTCCCGCTCCCGCTGGCAAGGAAACGCACCCCTATCAGTTCCTTCATGTAGCCGTTCTTTGCCGGACTCTGGAACGCCTGCAGCACAAAGAAAAGCCCGACACCAGCAAACATCATGGGCAGGCAAGAATGGTACACACCGACACCGAACAACCCCAGCGGGAGAGCCGAAAGCACCGTCGTCCACAGGAGCACCCGTTCCTTCGGGTGCTTGTCCGACATAAAACCCGCAGGCGTCAGCAGCAGCACGCAGGGCAACAGGAACAGCAGGTGCAGCACGTAGAACTGCCACGAACCCGTAGCCGTATACCCCATGCGGCTAAGGACGAGTTCCGTGTAGGCAATAATCGCGGTAGAGACCGCCACCTGCGTAAAAGCCAAACCAAAAAACGAGAAAAAGCCTTCGACCTTTTTCATCTTTATTCCTTTATATATCCAATCCGGCAAGGCCTGCGCCTTCCCTCATGGTAAATATAGCAAGGCGCACCATTATATATATAAGAACGGCCCCCGAAAGGGAGCCGTCCTAATAGGTTCTAGACGCTATCTAGCCTAAACCGTCTTACTTCACTTCGAAGTAGTAGGTCTGGAGAGTCTTGCCTTCCTGGGAAAGCTGGATAATCTGCTTGCCCTTCGGGAGGTCGCCAGAAATCTTGTAGAGGTTTTCGGCAACGTAGGTCACCTGGAGGTCGGTAGCCTTGCTCTTGTCCGGGAAGATACCCTTCACGTCGGTCTCGGTGAAGCCCTTGCAGTCCTTGTGGTTTGCAACTTTGTCTTCAACGGCAGCGAAGGTCTTCGCGACGAGCGGAGCGGTCACGGAACTAGCATTCACGTAGAGCACGTTGAGCTTGCCATCCACGACGAGCGGTGCGGAAAGCGCAATCATCTTGGAAGCCGGAGCAGCGGCCGGAGCGGCAGCCTTCTTGGCCTTCTTACCCTTCTTGCCCTTGGCCTTCTTGTCGGCCTTGGGGGCCGGAGGAAGCTTGGCGGTTTCGGAAGCGGCAGGCATCTCGAGGCGGTAGCCGGCGATGGATTCGGTGCACTGCGTGGAGAACAGCACCCATTCGTTGTTGATCTTGGTCGGGGTCTTCTCGCCCGTCTTGTACAGGCCCGGGTTCACCTGGTCGCTGTAGATGTAGAGCTTGACCTTGAGGTTCGGTTCGGCCTCGGTGGTCTGGACGGGGTTACGGCTCTTCACGTACTTGGAGCGGCCGGCGAGGATGCGGTAGCTGCCAACGGGAACCTTATTGAACTTGAATTCGCCCTTCTGGAGTTCTTCCTTGTAGGGGTACTTTTCCTTGGTCGTGGTGTAGATAGTGGAGTCCATCCACACGGTCGGCATCGGGACAGGCTGTTCAGTGAACGGATCAAGCACGACACCTTCAATGGTACCAGTCTTGTCGCAAGCGGTCATGCCCATGGCGATGAGAGCGGCGGCACAAGCAGTCATAAGTTGTTTCTTCATCGTTTTTTCCTTGTGTTATAAAAACGGAATTGAATTTAAAAAAAAATGCCCCCCGCAAAGTGGAGGGCACAGAAAAGAGCCTAAAATTAAGCTTCTTCTTCGGCCTTGGCGGGTGCAGCCTTGCGGGTCTTGCGCTTTGCGCCCGTGATGTTGCCAGCGAAACGCTTGTTGAAGCGGTCGATACGGCCAGCCGTATCCACGCGATGCTGCTTGCCCGTCCAGAACGGATGGGTATCAGCCGTGATTTCAAGGGAAATCACGCTATGTTCAACACCATCGATAGTCTTCTTTTCGGCGGAAGACTTCGTGGAGCGGGTGATGTATTCTTTACCCGTATTCGCATCGACGAACACGACCGGTTGATAGTTAGGGTGGATACCTTCTTTCATTTTTAAACTTCCTATTGAAGTGATTAATTGGAGTTCCAAATTTAGCAGATTTTGGCAAATTTGGCAAGATACGGGCTCTTTTTTTGTATTTTTTAGGGCATGAGAACGCTCAAGAGTTTAATTGCCGTGCCCGTTTTGGCCGGTTTTGCGCTTTACCTTGCCGCCTGCAACGACGAACGCCCCGTGGCAAAAGTCATCGTGGTAGACCAGAAAATGCCGCTCATCGAGTGGCCCGACAGCGTGTACGTGAACTCGCTCGACTCCATTTTGGCACTCGAGCCCGTCAAGAAGTCCGCAAACGAGAAGAAGGACGTACACCTCACGTTCAACTCCAAGAGCGCGCCCGTATTTAAGCTGCCGAGTTCCGTAACCGGGCAAAAAGGCGGGCCAAAGCAGCCCAGTACCGCAGAAATGCTCAAGAGAATCGCCGCCGAAAAACAGGCGCGCGAATCGGGCAAGGCCGCCCCGCAAGGCCGGAGCGACGACGTTTCCGGCAAGAAGGCGGAGGCCTTCAGCGACAAGTTCGTGAACGCGATGAGCGCGCTGCAGTCCGACCCGAACAACGCGAGCCTCTACAAGATGGTAACCGCAAACGACGAGGATTTGAGCAAGCTTTTGCGCCGGACCTACGGTGCAGGTTCACAGACCCTCCCGCTGTTCTTTGCAAAGTCCGCACTGCAAACAGTAAACCCCGGCATCAATCTGGATAACCTGAATGCCGGGGATAAAGTGAAAGTTCCAAGGATTTAATTAAAGCACGCCCTTGCTGCTGGGAACGCCCTTCACGTTACGGCTCGGGGCAACGGCCATGGCCATCGCGCGGGCAAACGCCTTGAAGATGCTTTCGAGGCAGTGGTGGTTGTCGTTTCCGTAGAAGAGTTCCACGTGCAGGTTCATGCGGGCATTCTCGCACAGGCTCTTAAAGAAGTGCTCGAACATGCTGGCCTCGATGCCACCTGCCATGGCGGCAGGCAGGTTCACGTTCCACACGAAGCCTATGCGGTTGCTGAAATCGAGGCAAACGCGGCTCAGGGCCTCGTCCATCGGGACAAAGTAAAAGCCGT includes these proteins:
- a CDS encoding type B 50S ribosomal protein L31, with protein sequence MKEGIHPNYQPVVFVDANTGKEYITRSTKSSAEKKTIDGVEHSVISLEITADTHPFWTGKQHRVDTAGRIDRFNKRFAGNITGAKRKTRKAAPAKAEEEA
- the hisB gene encoding imidazoleglycerol-phosphate dehydratase HisB, with translation MRTANIKRKTGETDIELSLNLDEASRGVVNSGNAFLDHMLDLFQVHGGFTLNLTCKGDTAVDMHHSMEDIAIVLGQAIVECLGDKKGIERYGFYFVPMDEALSRVCLDFSNRIGFVWNVNLPAAMAGGIEASMFEHFFKSLCENARMNLHVELFYGNDNHHCLESIFKAFARAMAMAVAPSRNVKGVPSSKGVL